Proteins encoded by one window of Candidatus Nomurabacteria bacterium:
- a CDS encoding DNA-directed RNA polymerase subunit beta, with the protein MPTKAKIEKKYFSKYKKPLVEFPNLLETQLTSYKWLIETGLKEVFKEFTPLNDYSGKKFQLEFSEFYLGEPKFDEYYAKANKLTYEAQLKTRVKLTNKTLGGTKEQEIFMADLPLMTDHGTFIINGVERVIVSQLARSYGVFFTDLDIKGKKLFGAKIIPARGVWIEIESDADGLLYVRIDKKRKFPISSLLRVLGYSTNEAMLKAFKAEEAVTMIKSALEKDPAKTSEESYIEIYKRLRDGDLATPENAKEFITGIFSIERYDLSPVGRFRFNKRFEMSMDDKDLERRTISKEDLVSIVEHIVGLNMNPDGEADDIDHLGQRRVRYVGELLQQKIRVGMTQIKRNIQDRMSTIDVATALPINIINQRPLQARIKEFFTTNQLSQFMGQENVLNEIEHLRILSALGPGGLTRERAGLEVRDVHTSHYGRVCPIHTPEGPNIGLILHLSTYARVSNFGIIETPYIKVKNGKITGEVVYMNALEEESFNIAHAGVPYDKDGNIEEEMVEARVKTEPGIVPRDQIHYIDVATNQAFSIATSMMPFLEHDDANRALMGSNMQKQAMACIVPEAPLVATGMEELASRYSGRLVTAKEDGVVTYVDANKIEVEYVKEKKQTHQLMSFQRTNNFSSFHQRPSVVVGDKVKKGSILADTSTTDRGQIALGQNVLVAFMSWSGSNYEDAIILSERLVKNSKFTSIYIEEFVCIVRDTKLGPEITTRDIPNVGEVKLKDLDEDGIVRIGAEVRENDILVGKITPKGETELTAEERLLRSIFAEKARDVKDTSLRMEHGKRGRIIGVKIFSRDQGHNLESGIIKKVVIEVAQVRNISVGDKLAGRHGNKGVISIILPEEEMPYQADGTPIDVILTPLGIPSRANLGQILEMHLGYAAHTLGYQAIVPPFSGATITEIKEEIVKAGLPESGKVTLFDGRTGEAFDQPIAIGYMYILKLHHMVEDKIHMRSIGAYSLITQQPLGGKAQGGGQRFGEMEVWALEGYGASHVLREMLTIKSDDILGRSATFDSIIKGEELQEPNAPASFSVLLNYLRGLALNVELKKTTKSNGREA; encoded by the coding sequence ATGCCCACCAAAGCAAAGATCGAGAAAAAATATTTCTCAAAGTATAAGAAGCCATTGGTCGAATTTCCAAATCTATTAGAAACACAGCTCACTTCATACAAGTGGCTGATTGAAACAGGACTCAAAGAAGTCTTCAAAGAATTTACTCCACTCAATGATTACTCAGGCAAAAAATTTCAGCTTGAGTTTTCGGAGTTTTATCTTGGTGAACCAAAGTTTGATGAATACTATGCCAAGGCAAACAAACTAACCTACGAAGCCCAGCTCAAAACTCGAGTTAAACTCACCAACAAAACACTCGGTGGAACAAAAGAACAAGAAATATTTATGGCGGATCTTCCGCTCATGACTGATCACGGCACCTTTATCATCAACGGCGTTGAGCGTGTTATTGTCTCACAGCTCGCGCGAAGTTATGGTGTCTTTTTTACTGATCTTGATATTAAAGGCAAGAAACTTTTTGGCGCAAAAATAATCCCAGCTCGAGGTGTATGGATAGAAATCGAGTCTGATGCAGATGGTTTACTCTATGTTCGCATCGATAAAAAGCGCAAATTCCCGATCAGTTCGCTCTTGCGTGTGCTTGGCTACAGTACCAATGAAGCAATGCTCAAAGCTTTCAAAGCCGAAGAAGCAGTAACCATGATCAAATCTGCGCTTGAGAAAGACCCAGCAAAAACCAGTGAAGAATCATACATAGAAATTTACAAGCGCCTCCGTGATGGTGATTTGGCAACGCCCGAAAATGCCAAAGAATTTATCACTGGCATTTTCTCAATCGAACGCTATGACCTGTCCCCAGTTGGCCGATTCCGATTCAACAAGCGTTTTGAAATGAGCATGGATGACAAGGACCTCGAACGTCGTACTATTTCCAAAGAAGATCTCGTTTCAATAGTTGAACACATTGTTGGACTCAACATGAATCCAGACGGCGAAGCTGATGACATCGATCACTTGGGTCAACGCCGAGTCCGCTATGTTGGTGAACTTCTTCAGCAAAAAATCCGCGTCGGTATGACACAGATCAAGCGCAATATCCAAGACCGTATGTCGACAATCGATGTCGCAACAGCGCTCCCGATAAACATCATCAATCAACGACCACTGCAGGCACGAATCAAAGAATTTTTTACAACGAACCAGCTCTCACAATTCATGGGACAAGAAAATGTCTTGAATGAAATCGAACATTTGCGTATTCTCTCAGCACTTGGTCCGGGTGGACTTACCCGAGAGCGTGCAGGTCTTGAAGTGCGTGACGTACATACGTCACACTACGGCCGTGTTTGCCCGATCCATACACCAGAAGGTCCGAACATTGGTCTCATACTCCACCTATCTACCTACGCTCGTGTTAGTAATTTCGGTATTATCGAAACTCCATATATCAAAGTGAAGAACGGCAAGATTACTGGCGAAGTAGTCTATATGAATGCGCTCGAAGAAGAGAGCTTTAACATTGCACATGCCGGTGTGCCATATGACAAAGACGGCAATATTGAAGAAGAAATGGTTGAAGCTCGAGTCAAAACAGAGCCAGGCATTGTGCCACGTGACCAGATTCATTATATCGATGTCGCGACCAACCAAGCATTCTCAATCGCAACCTCAATGATGCCATTCCTCGAGCACGATGATGCGAACCGTGCACTCATGGGAAGTAACATGCAGAAGCAGGCTATGGCTTGTATCGTACCCGAAGCACCACTTGTAGCAACTGGTATGGAAGAGCTTGCATCCCGATATTCAGGTCGTCTCGTCACTGCCAAAGAAGATGGTGTTGTGACCTATGTTGATGCAAATAAAATTGAAGTTGAGTATGTCAAAGAAAAGAAACAGACTCATCAATTGATGTCCTTCCAGCGAACGAACAACTTTAGTTCATTTCATCAGCGACCGAGTGTTGTTGTCGGAGATAAAGTAAAAAAAGGTTCAATACTAGCTGACACATCGACCACTGATCGTGGACAAATCGCGCTTGGACAAAACGTCTTAGTGGCGTTTATGTCATGGTCAGGATCTAACTACGAAGACGCGATTATTTTATCTGAGCGTCTTGTAAAAAACAGTAAGTTTACTTCTATTTATATTGAAGAATTCGTTTGTATCGTTCGAGACACAAAGCTTGGGCCTGAAATCACTACACGAGATATTCCAAACGTTGGTGAGGTCAAACTCAAAGACTTGGATGAAGACGGCATTGTCCGAATCGGTGCTGAAGTACGCGAGAATGATATCTTGGTTGGTAAGATCACACCAAAAGGCGAGACAGAACTTACTGCTGAAGAGCGTCTACTTAGATCAATCTTTGCTGAGAAAGCTCGTGATGTTAAAGACACGTCACTTCGTATGGAACACGGCAAGCGAGGACGCATTATTGGTGTTAAAATTTTCTCACGCGATCAAGGTCACAATCTCGAATCTGGCATTATTAAAAAGGTAGTTATTGAAGTTGCGCAAGTCCGAAATATTTCTGTCGGTGACAAGCTCGCAGGACGCCACGGTAACAAAGGTGTTATTTCGATTATTTTGCCTGAAGAAGAAATGCCATACCAGGCAGATGGTACACCGATTGATGTTATCTTGACGCCACTTGGTATTCCATCACGTGCAAACCTTGGACAAATTTTGGAAATGCATTTGGGCTACGCAGCGCATACCTTGGGATACCAAGCGATCGTGCCGCCATTTTCAGGTGCAACGATTACAGAAATCAAAGAAGAAATCGTCAAAGCAGGACTACCTGAGTCAGGCAAAGTGACGCTTTTCGATGGGCGAACGGGCGAAGCATTCGATCAACCGATTGCAATTGGGTACATGTATATTTTGAAACTCCATCACATGGTTGAAGATAAGATTCACATGCGTTCTATTGGTGCGTACTCACTCATTACACAGCAGCCACTCGGCGGTAAGGCTCAAGGCGGAGGTCAGCGCTTCGGTGAAATGGAAGTCTGGGCACTCGAAGGATACGGCGCATCACACGTGCTTCGAGAAATGTTGACGATCAAGTCAGACGATATTCTCGGCCGATCAGCAACATTCGATTCGATTATCAAAGGTGAAGAACTGCAAGAACCAAATGCGCCGGCGTCATTCAGCGTGCTCTTGAATTACCTACGCGGCCTTGCACTCAATGTTGAACTAAAGAAAACCACTAAAAGTAACGGTCGAGAAGCATAA